The DNA region AAGACTGCGAAAAATCCGGCCGCGATAAAAAAAACGGCTGCTGGCAGAATAAGCTTTTTCGGAGACTGTATAAAGCGGACTTTTCGTTCTTTTACTGACAAAAGGATGAAATAGATAAAGAATGAGGCAAGCAGTGATAATATCAGAAAACGCAGAAGTTTCGGGGATGAAAATAAATATATTCTATCGTCTGCGATATAGGATATTACAGCAGTGGTAAGGCATGCGTAGACAGCACAGAACATAGGATGAAATGCAAAAGGTTTTCCTGTATCTTCCGCTTTTCTTCTTTTGAAAAGTATACCGGCTGCGCTAAAACAGAGTACGCTTAATGAAAGTATCCAGATCATCCAGTTTACTGTTCCGTACAGATATGGTGCTTCGTCGTACCAGTACAGGTATCTTACTGCATATAACAGCGCGCCTGGAGGACAGATACGTGAAAATATGTAGTCATAGTTTGAATATGCAATTGTTTCTCCTGATATTATACTGTCGATGTCTGAACACAGCAGATAAAGTGAATAGTTTGATATTACAAGGCTCGTTATATTTTCAGATACAGTTCCGCAGCAGACTGTGACAAGTACTGCAAAAGAATAGAGAAACAGCATTGCGATAAGAAACAGAAACTCGAATTTTACTATAACTTCCGGTGAGGGAACATAATATACATATATATTAAAAATATCTTCGAGATAATCAGTCTCAGGGTCAGAACGCAGTTCAGTGTTATACCATGAGATCAGCATAGGCAGAGTGAATATCAGGGAGATAACATACGGAAGGGTATATGTGATGAGTCCTGAAAGAAAATCAGCTGAGAAAAGCTGTTTTCTGTTTACAGGAAGAGACATGACAAGGTCTGATTCTGATCTTCTGTTAAGATAACGGAAGTTCCATATAGCTGTAAAAACTCCAGAAAAGAATGCAGCAGCAGCAATTATTACTGAAAGAAGGCTAAGATGTGAATACAGTGTCAGCGTTTCATCGTTGTACAGGTCAGCGGATGAAGCTGCGTTACTGTCCATGTTGAGTATCAGTCGGTTGGCAAGATCACGGAATAACAGGAATAACGGAATGCCGAGCATCTGCATAATAAAAGATACAATGAAAATTTTCCTGTTGTCTTTTAACTGCATACAGAATCGTTTTGAAAACGATGAATGTGTTTTTGTGCTTTGCCGTTCTGTTTTCTTT from Ruminococcus sp. HUN007 includes:
- a CDS encoding ABC transporter permease, producing MKKKTERQSTKTHSSFSKRFCMQLKDNRKIFIVSFIMQMLGIPLFLLFRDLANRLILNMDSNAASSADLYNDETLTLYSHLSLLSVIIAAAAFFSGVFTAIWNFRYLNRRSESDLVMSLPVNRKQLFSADFLSGLITYTLPYVISLIFTLPMLISWYNTELRSDPETDYLEDIFNIYVYYVPSPEVIVKFEFLFLIAMLFLYSFAVLVTVCCGTVSENITSLVISNYSLYLLCSDIDSIISGETIAYSNYDYIFSRICPPGALLYAVRYLYWYDEAPYLYGTVNWMIWILSLSVLCFSAAGILFKRRKAEDTGKPFAFHPMFCAVYACLTTAVISYIADDRIYLFSSPKLLRFLILSLLASFFIYFILLSVKERKVRFIQSPKKLILPAAVFFIAAGFFAVFSETGAFGAKYYVPYAGAVAEATIDFKPFSGTYTDTETIKLITGLHKELNNDLRKSSEDAETENYYSTRSESKTFCSDYNIFSADHADKVYYDTSENITIKYTMKNGKGYRTDFTPCITDYMSSAIYKIAEENYKNSMNDPELELPEILSVNIFGNEHVKYSDIPSEIKKYISDKKYMVFCGRTEYEKELFGCSSVPYVSSTRRYPYEYVLTDFDKNTLDKIISKSYYWRYYDTRDCFVVTVVFDEESTDKETDHSSTYGGNMVWLKKPVKFRLMLPPEYADLYNKLIENSNAEKVEWIEKTDDDYY